The DNA region gataaaaataatattgaacactaaaatttatttatgaGCAAGATTTGTGTTTATGTAAATTAACAAAAAGCATATATAAGGACAAATGAGACCAAGTTTAAGTGCTcgtttatgtattatgttttTATAAAATCTATGTTTAAATTCCTCCTCTCTTAACATTTGTTTGGGTATTTTGCAAAAACATTTAAATTTGAGCATGTTTTGAAAAGTTctaaatattctttttaaacAGGTAAGGCTAGCAGGGAGAAAGGACTTTTGGCCTTttacacaatttttttaattttacgaCTCTTTTACaagtaatttttatattttatacataaaaaaaaatacataagatatttgaaaaaaatattttcttttatttaaattataaaaggcCAAGAGATCTCATTTCCTCCCAAATATTAAGAAGATCTCCTGCCCTCTTATAATTTGAATAGATTAAAATGACTTTCTCAAAtttcttatgtgtaaaaaatgaaaatctcttttgtcataaaatttaaaaaaaaaaaaaaatgtaaaggatTAAAAAGTCATTTCTCCCCCAAATATTCCTCAATGTTGCTTCCATCATTAGTTTGAGGACacattttaatctttttaattatttagggttatatttaagataaaaataatattgAACGCTTTTATGAGCCGATAAATTAACAAAAAGCATATATAAGACAAAGCACTTTTGTTTTTTACTCTTGCTCGTTCTATAAGTGAGCTTAAATTATGTGAGTTTACATTTTACTATATCCATGTGgctataaaaatatatcattaataataaaataagaaatttaaagttaaatttttttaagtaTTAAAAACAATTAAGTAGGTTTTTGGACAtgaatttgggaaatatttgtaaaaaataatagtattcaagttaaattgaagaaaaaaaacatttatgaactgaaatactttcttttaccaaaaagaaaaagaaaaaaaaaaaagaagcgcACCTTagttcatatcatatcatctgaAAGATAGACTATTATTGTGGTTCATTTATGTGATTGAAGTAACAATTgtcaataagaaataatataatGTTTGTTTGTACTCAACATATAACTCCAACAAATTAATTTTAGCTAAGAAAATTGGATGCCCTTTCAATAAGTAAACATTTTCGTATGATCATCcaaattatgttttatttcaCAAATGGTCATTCCAACTTATGATAAGTAAGAAGATTTGATATAGTAGGGCCAACTCGAGCTAAATTGATCGGTGTATTATTAGGTAGCGACATTGTCATCAAttaattgtgatattgattcCATACACATAATAAATAGATAGGGCAATAGGGGGTCACTTTGGCGTATGCCTCAAGaagattgaaaaaaattaatacgTTTACCATTTACAAGTACAGGGGAAAAAAGAAGTACAGATACACACAACATGATTAATTGGATGACTATTCTAGGAAAATTAAGGCGTTGAAGTGAATAGTGGATAAAGGACCCGTCAAGGCGATCAAAGGCCTTTTAAAAATCTATTTTGAGAATTATTAGTTCGTGCATTCGTTTAGATTTTAATAGTGACTATAAAACTTCTTGTACTATGACAACGTTATCAGTAGCCCTACATTCTGGCAGGAAGCTACATTGAGTGGGGCTGGTAAGTTGAGGTAGCAGAGGGCGGATACGATTAACTACAATCTTGGTAATGGTCTTATATATAGTGTTACAACTGCTTATAGGTATGTATTGAGTAAAATTCCAGGGCTCTTAACCTTAGGAATTAAAGAGATATATGTAGTATTGATGTCCTCGAGAATTTTAGAATTAGTAAAAGTTTTATGATAAAATTGCATTATTGTAgtgtttttgaaagaaaataggGTGTAAGCCATCCGGTTCAAGAGCTTTTAGAGGCTTGAACAACATAATGGTGTTATAAACCTCAGTATTTGACTATATTTGTCAGCGGCTTAATAATGGTAACTTAATCTTCTAAGGTGAGACAGTAAAGGAACGTTGTAGGAGTATGTATTGGACAAGATACAAGTTAAGTAGAGTAGAGTTCGTCAAGGTGGGtaataataatatttcaaatattgtccagacaaaaaaaaaacagtttttaCTAGGTCATGAAGGCTTAGGATACGGCTACGATGACGACATTGAATGGTGGATAAGTGAAAATTTTTGTGTTCGCGTCTCCATCCATTAGCTATTGAACGCATGATTTGAGTTTCCAAATCTTCTTCACGTTATAGAactaaattaaaatcaattatgaGAAGGTTTTTTTTCAGATTACATATAATGAAAACTAGTTTTATGATTGGGGTCCATAATTTGTAGGCCAAGTAAACGTGCCAGAAGTACTTATgttaacaaaaaatattttcaaaagaatgctTATTCCAGTAAGTGACGTTTATAGGCAATTAAGTGCAGTAGAATAATTTCGATTATTAAGGGGCGGCAAAACCAGGGTAATGGTTAACAAAGCACGTCCATAAAAGGACTTGTGCTACTCAAGGAAATCAATGAAAAATTCCATCAAGTTTATGTTAGGAAACTAAACTTCTACCCCAAGTAATTCTAATCCTTTACCAAATAGAAAAAATTGGCGATTTGACTAATTTGCCTCtcaaatatatttttcgtttaatTAGTTATGTaaacattttttaaagttccttCACAAGCAAACATCATACGTATATGATTACCCATCATTTGAAGTAAAAGATGATtacataaaaaagaaacaaaatcatAGAGAATTCATAGTATATACaaggagtatatatataagttagaTGTCGATTCCTTTTGCCAAGCTCCCATATTTCCACGAACACAATTTTAATCAATGACTGCATACCCAATTTGATTGGGATTTGCTATTTTCCATATAGGAAAAATTCCATGAAGTTTATTTTAGGAATTAAACTTCTACCTCAATTAGTAATTCTAATCCTTGATCAAATAGGAAAAGGATTATAGGTGATGTTACATAAAGGGTTGCATACTACATCAAACCAAAACACAGACTAAGAAATTCTGAATTACTAAAACTCTCATTACCAGACACACACTTGATAGAACACTTTGAATTATGGCACTTGAGTTTCAGAAGAACACCATGTCCGTGCCAATGGAGCTTGAAAGCGGAGACGTTCAAGAAAACTTTGATGATGATGGACGCGAAAAAAGAACAGGGACTTTGTTGACTGCAAGTGCACATATTATTACTGCTGTGATTGGTTCTGGAGTGCTATCTCTAGCATGGGCAATAGCACAATTAGGATGGGTGGCTGGTCCTGCTGTTCTCTTTGCTTTTTCTTTCATAACttacttcacttctacactTCTTGTCGACTGTTACCGATCTCCAGGACCTGTTTCTGGCGAGAGAAACTATACTTACATGGACGTTGTCCGCTCTCACTTAGGAGGTGTGAAGGTGACATTGTGTGGACTCGCACAATATGCTAACATTGTCGGAGTTACCATTGGATACACAATAACAGCATCTATTAGTATGGTGGCGGTACAGAGGTCAAATTGTTTTCACAAAAATGGCCACGAAGCTAGCTGCTCAATTGAGAGCTACCCATATATGATCGTATTTGCAGTGATTCAAATAATTCTTAGCCAAATACCAAACTTCCACAAGCTCTCGTGGCTATCAATTCTTGCTGCTGTAATGTCTTTTGCTTATGCTTCTATAGGTCTTGGACTCTCCATAGCCAAAGTTGCAGGTGTGAGGCACCATGTAAAGACAAGCCTAACAGGGGTGGTAGTTGGGGTGGATGTATCTGAATCAGAGAAAGTATGGAAAAGCTTCCAAGCCATTGGAGATATTGCATTTGCCTATGCTTATTCCACCGTTCTCATTGAAATACAGGACACACTGAGATCATCACCTCCAGAAAACAAGGTAATGAAGAGAGCATCACTAGCTGGAGTTTCCACCACAACCTTGTTCTATATACTATGTGGTACCATTGGCTATGCAGCCTTTGGAAACAAAGCTCCAGGAAATTTCCTAACTGGTTTTGGTTTCTATGAACCCTTTTGGCTTATTGACTTCGCCAATGTCTGCATTGCTGTCCACCTTATCGGAGCTTACCAGGTTTTCTGCCAACCATTATATGGGTTTGTGGAGGCTCGATGCAGCCAGCGATGGCCAGACAGCAAATTCATCAACTCTGAACACGCTGTGCAAGTTCCATGCTGTGGCGCTACTTACAGCATCAACTTGTTCAGGTTGGTGTGGAGAACAACATATGTTATAGTGACAACCGTGATTGCCATGATATTCCCATTCTTCAATGACTTCTTGGGTTTGATCGGGGCAGCATCGTTCTATCCATTAACCGTCTACTTCCCAATAGAGATGCACATTTCCCAGAGAAAGATACCAAAGTATTCTTTCAAATGGGTATGGCTGAAAATACTGAGCTGGACTTGTCTCATCGTATCACTTGTTGCAGCCGCTGGATCTATCAAGGGTCTTGCCACTGATGTCAAGCATTACAAGCCTTTCTCAACTCAACAATAACTTCCAGACCTGTTCaaattaaatatgtaatttttCAATACCAAGTGCAATGGTTGTAGGTTATTCTTACAAATTTAATACAGTAAACTTCTTTTACAGAAAAAGTAGAGCTTAGttcatgtcatatcatttgAAAAATAGATTATTATTGTGGTTCATTTATGTGATTGAAGTTACAATTGTCAATAAGAATAATATAATGTTCATATCCAAAATCCAACTCCAACAAATTAATTTTAGCCAGGAAGGAATGCCCTTCCAATAAGTAAACTTTTTTCCTATGATCATCAAACTTATGTTTTTTTGACAAATGGTCATTCCAACTTATGATAagtaagaaaatgttttttcacttctacctttgaACCAACAACTCCAGAAAATCAATTATGAATGTTTTTGTTCCCAACACAATTATCTTGCTAGCTATATGTTAGACAACAAGCGATTGCATTCTAGCAAAATACCACTGCATATGTCTCTACGTGGGGTCTGTTTCTGTTTGGTTATGATTGTTTTCTGATTCTATGTGAATAAGATATTTTCATCTTTGCTTAATTGTTAATCTGGAGTTAGGaggtttttattttcttttttccagcTGCCTTTTTTCTGTTGACTTTGGAATTCATTGGTATTCTTTGGGTAACCTACTGCTACTTTTATGATCCAATTCCATTTTGTGATTATATATGTGGTCAACCTACCGATGGAGCACTTTGTTGTTTCATACGGAGAGTTTTGATGggaaaaaagattttaaagGTTCTCAAATGATTATTCAACTTACGATTTTCTCTTACAAAAGTCACTAAAATCTTACATTCGACTATTCGTTGAACTTTTACAAGTCTAGCGTGCAATTTAGGAGATATTGAACAGTCATTTTCTgtcatgaaatgaaataaggCATTTGCGCAATATAGGATCTACAAAAGGTAAAcagaaaatataatttgaaaacATGACAAAAGAATCAGGCTATTCCAGTGGGCtaaagttattttttatataaattccATTGCTACATATCCTTTtccaagaaaggagaaaaataacACATTTGATTCCTCAGCTTGATTGTGTACAAtagcaaaaagaaaatatgtacTATTATGCATATGACCAGCCTAAAAAATTAGACCAAAATCAGATCTGCTAGATTACAGTAGCTTC from Lycium ferocissimum isolate CSIRO_LF1 chromosome 2, AGI_CSIRO_Lferr_CH_V1, whole genome shotgun sequence includes:
- the LOC132042960 gene encoding amino acid permease 6-like codes for the protein MALEFQKNTMSVPMELESGDVQENFDDDGREKRTGTLLTASAHIITAVIGSGVLSLAWAIAQLGWVAGPAVLFAFSFITYFTSTLLVDCYRSPGPVSGERNYTYMDVVRSHLGGVKVTLCGLAQYANIVGVTIGYTITASISMVAVQRSNCFHKNGHEASCSIESYPYMIVFAVIQIILSQIPNFHKLSWLSILAAVMSFAYASIGLGLSIAKVAGVRHHVKTSLTGVVVGVDVSESEKVWKSFQAIGDIAFAYAYSTVLIEIQDTLRSSPPENKVMKRASLAGVSTTTLFYILCGTIGYAAFGNKAPGNFLTGFGFYEPFWLIDFANVCIAVHLIGAYQVFCQPLYGFVEARCSQRWPDSKFINSEHAVQVPCCGATYSINLFRLVWRTTYVIVTTVIAMIFPFFNDFLGLIGAASFYPLTVYFPIEMHISQRKIPKYSFKWVWLKILSWTCLIVSLVAAAGSIKGLATDVKHYKPFSTQQ